AAAGTGGTGAAAAAAGTGTAAAGATATCTTATCGGTTTATAAAAACAGGAAATTTTTTCATCAAAATGTGGATAGTGCTCAAATAAAGCCGATTGTTAAGCTGGAAACAATTTATTTTGAAAAGACAAAAACTCCTAACTGGATTCCATCTATAAAACTCTACGATAAACCATAAGACAAAACAAAATCATTTCTTTTTATTTACCATCTGGACTTTAAATCCGCAAATAACTGTTCCCAGTTCCATGTTCCGGAATAATAATTCTGTATGGCTTGGTCAAATTTTTCTCCACACCATCCTATCGGAGCAGATCCTGCCCCACTGGGGATTATCTGTTTTAACCGGCATTTACTGTAAATCATCGAATCTACCTGGCAGGAAGCAGTATTGGTATAGGGAGAGAGTACACCGCTTTCTCGCAATAAATCCTGACCTTCGTCCGAAAAATACATCCAATTCAAAAAATCCAACAAACAATCCTTCTTGGCTCCTTCTGCTGGTTGATAAATGGCGAGGTAATCACACCCAATTACTAATTTATCCTGATCATCAATCAAGAAAGGAGCCATGCAAAATAAATCTGGTTGCCCTACGTCGGATTTTTTCATTTTTTGCATGATGTCGCTTCCACCTAGATAAATAGCTGCGTTCTGGTTGGATAACATGGCAACGCTATCCATTCCGACATCGTTTTTTCCTACAAGTTCGGTAAACCATTGAAAGGATTCTGGCAAATGGAATTCGTGATTTGTTTCATCCAGCTGGGTGTAAGTAGCAAACAGGTCCTCAAAGTCCCCATCCCCACAAACAGGGCTAGACAAAGAGGTTTCCTCTTTTCTAGATTTTAATTCCCGCACAATGTCCTGCAATCCTTTTAATGTTCCGATAGAATCGTGATTGATCTGCATATTGTCCAATAATTTCTGATTATATAAAATACCATATCCAACCAAATCCAATGGCAAAGCAAAGTAATTTTCCCCTATTGTAACCTGATTCATCAAACTGGATTCTACAGGGGATATCCATTCCTGATTGGACAAATTTTCAACGTCATCCTGCCAAAAAGATAAATCTGTTTTTCCACTGACCGAAAAAGCAGTTGGAATATTCCCCTCTTGGATACGGGACAATAACTCAGTATTATATTCAGCATTATCTGGCAGCCGGTCAATTTGTATCTGAACATTAGAATGAAGATTCTGATAAGCTTCTGCTGCGGTTTGCAGAAATTCCCCTTCTTCCCCTTTCAATACAATCTGAACTGTTACATCATTGGCAGGCAGATCAGCCTGTTTGCTTGGTAAAGAATAAGGCTGAACAGTACATCCTGTTAACAAACAACAGCTTACAATACAACTCATCCATTTTACAATCCGTTTCATGATTTCACATCCTTACATTTTTTACCTATATTGTAGAACAACAGGGAACAAAAAAATGTAGTAATCACCAGATACCTTTTGAAACCCTATTTTTCAACGAAATCAGATACCACTTTGCCTTTCTTTTAGGTTGTTCACTTTATTCAGTAAATATCCCAATTAAGGATGCAATTTATTTTTAAATGGAATTGTGAATCATGCTTTATTTCTTCTGTATTACTTTTATGTGTTACAAGTACTTTTTAAATATAAAATTTCTCTATGAAAAGGATACAAAGCATTATTTGCAAAAGCTTATCACTGGTAAATGTAAACCAATGTGGTCTTAATTACTAAATATCTATTTTAGTCACTCTATTCAAATATGCTACTTTTTTAAATAAAAAACAAATCTCAATCGTTCTAATTTTAATTTTTGCAAAAAAACAGCGGAGAGAATTTTCTCTCCGCTGTTAAAGAACAAGTTCTAATTATTTGTGGTCTACACCATACATGTGTTGGATGAGCATCAACACTTTGTTGGAATAACCCCATTCGTTGTCGTACCAAGCAACCAGTTTAACGAAGTTGTCGGTCAAAGCAATACCAGCTTTTGCATCGAAGATAGAAGTT
This is a stretch of genomic DNA from Clostridium facile. It encodes these proteins:
- a CDS encoding ABC transporter substrate-binding protein produces the protein MKRIVKWMSCIVSCCLLTGCTVQPYSLPSKQADLPANDVTVQIVLKGEEGEFLQTAAEAYQNLHSNVQIQIDRLPDNAEYNTELLSRIQEGNIPTAFSVSGKTDLSFWQDDVENLSNQEWISPVESSLMNQVTIGENYFALPLDLVGYGILYNQKLLDNMQINHDSIGTLKGLQDIVRELKSRKEETSLSSPVCGDGDFEDLFATYTQLDETNHEFHLPESFQWFTELVGKNDVGMDSVAMLSNQNAAIYLGGSDIMQKMKKSDVGQPDLFCMAPFLIDDQDKLVIGCDYLAIYQPAEGAKKDCLLDFLNWMYFSDEGQDLLRESGVLSPYTNTASCQVDSMIYSKCRLKQIIPSGAGSAPIGWCGEKFDQAIQNYYSGTWNWEQLFADLKSRW